The Onthophagus taurus isolate NC chromosome 2, IU_Otau_3.0, whole genome shotgun sequence genome includes a window with the following:
- the LOC111417104 gene encoding sterile alpha motif domain-containing protein 1 isoform X1, translated as MSEIKYKDHILEAIDQLRRRKARPDADRIFNALARRHNVNYADAKNALEQCVQNGCVLRVEYKGNISYRNAAKKFSHLRRDAQGEIIRENTNKSKFTGLLTHAIAELVLQEPDYLQWGVPGGELLKKILSKDSVRYTEKYVSILLDKEVQTGSLIKMENGNFLVGPEKSQKTEVITPIKYAEIPETSNVQVIPTAEVKVKKKPGPKPGFKKAFADRQTTTNNLVVDSYRDKKNATDNEKLRVGGRRKFQICQRAKKVFDPSDTHIPRKKRGRPIGSLNRSTIEKQLSKSSDNESRPESRSSTASHKDQQGTCSVCQGKKASGDRLVACRECTNKAHASCLNGDDMMLRMYPDNTWQCPHCKTCVICYETSEIGYLAVCSICADSYHMSCHQPQLTERIKPGTKWLCVNCQLTEQLEMKDVEIEFDNEDSKPTECPTPSSHSSVNSSPDHHFRSLQPSPVPLSPQTQVINDHRTSPSLSVKSDSTSFKDMDVEENIDPTIPDPTHWTYDEVYNYFAQYFPEEAKAFLEHQIDGRSLLLMKRFDVLTGLKLKLGPALKIYRHVLKLQYRRDDPKLYWL; from the exons ATGAGTGAAATAAAGTATAAAGATCATATTTTAGAAGCAATTGACCAGCTGCGACGTCGAAAGGCTCGACCCGACGCTGATCGAATTTTTAACGCGCTCGCCCGCCGCCACAATGTAAATTACGCGGACGCGAAAAACGCGTTGGAACAATGCGTTCAAAACGGTTGTGTACTTAGAGTCGAATATAAAGGTAATATAAGTTATAGAAATGcggcaaaaaaattttcgcaCTTACGCCGGGACGCCCAAGGGGAAATAATACGCGAGAATACgaataaatcgaaatttacCGGTTTATTAACGCACGCGATTGCTGAATTGGTATTACAGGAACCCGATTATTTACAATGGGGAGTGCCCGGTGGTGAATTGCTTAAAAAGATATTGTCGAAAGACAGTGTCAGGTACACCGAGAAATACGTGTCTATTCTATTAGACAAGGAGGTACAAACTGGTAGTTTAATAAAGATGGAGAACGGTAATTTTTTAGTCGGTCCAGAAAAAAGTCAAAAAACGGAAGTTATCACGCCGATTAAATACGCGGAAATTCCCGAAACGTCCAACGTTCAAGTTATTCCAACGGCGGAAGTTAAAGTTAAGAAGAAACCCGGCCCTAAACCTGGATTTAAGAAGGCTTTTGCTGACAGACAAACCACAACAAATAATCTTGTCGTTGACAGTTATCGCGATAAGAAAAATGCAACGGACAATGAAAAGCTTCGAGTGGGTGGCAGGAGAAAG TTTCAAATCTGCCAGAGAGCCAAGAAAGTGTTCGATCCGTCCGATACGCATATTCCAAGGAAGAAAAGGGGTCGCCCGATCGGCTCGCTTAATAGATCTACCATTGAAAAGCAATTATCCAAGAGCAGTGATAATGAATCTCGGCCGGAATCTCGTTCTTCAACTGCTAGTCATAAAGACCAACAGGGTACTTGTTCCGTTTGTCAGGGTAAAAAGGCTTCGGGTGATCGATTGGTTGCCTGTCGAGAATGCACTAATAAag cACACGCAAGTTGTTTAAATGGTGATGACATGATGCTGAGAATGTACCCTGATAATACATGGCAATGTCCACATTGTAAAACATGCGTAATTTGTTACGAAACATCCGAAAtt GGTTACTTAGCGGTTTGTTCCATTTGTGCCGATTCTTACCACATGAGTTGTCACCAACCTCAATTAACAGAGCGCATAAAACCTGGTACAAAATGGCTTTGCGTTAATTGCCAACTTACAGAACAACTGGAAATGAAAGatgttgaaattgaatttgatAATGAAGATAGTAAACCAACTG aaTGTCCAACTCCTTCCTCACATTCTTCCGTAAATTCTTCGCCAGATCACCACTTCAGATCTTTGCAACCATCTCCAGTTCCTCTCAGCCCACAAACCCAAGTAATAAATGACCACAGAACAAGTCCGTCGCTTTCCGTAAAATCCGACAGTACAAGTTTTAAAGACATGGATgttgaagaaaatattgatCCGACCATTCCAGATCCGACCCATTGGACTTACGACGAAGTTTACAACTATTTCGCGCAATATTTTCCCGAAGAAGCAAAAGCGTTTTTAGAACATCAAATCGATGGTAGATCATTGCTTTTAATGAAACGATTCGACGTTTTAAccggtttaaaattaaaactaggtCCTGCTTTGAAAATTTACCGTCATGTTCTCAAATTGCAATATCGTCGTGATGATCCTAAGTTGTATTGGTTATAg
- the LOC111417104 gene encoding sterile alpha motif domain-containing protein 1 isoform X2, giving the protein MSEIKYKDHILEAIDQLRRRKARPDADRIFNALARRHNVNYADAKNALEQCVQNGCVLRVEYKGNISYRNAAKKFSHLRRDAQGEIIRENTNKSKFTGLLTHAIAELVLQEPDYLQWGVPGGELLKKILSKDSVRYTEKYVSILLDKEVQTGSLIKMENGNFLVGPEKSQKTEVITPIKYAEIPETSNVQVIPTAEVKVKKKPGPKPGFKKAFADRQTTTNNLVVDSYRDKKNATDNEKLRVGGRRKRAKKVFDPSDTHIPRKKRGRPIGSLNRSTIEKQLSKSSDNESRPESRSSTASHKDQQGTCSVCQGKKASGDRLVACRECTNKAHASCLNGDDMMLRMYPDNTWQCPHCKTCVICYETSEIGYLAVCSICADSYHMSCHQPQLTERIKPGTKWLCVNCQLTEQLEMKDVEIEFDNEDSKPTECPTPSSHSSVNSSPDHHFRSLQPSPVPLSPQTQVINDHRTSPSLSVKSDSTSFKDMDVEENIDPTIPDPTHWTYDEVYNYFAQYFPEEAKAFLEHQIDGRSLLLMKRFDVLTGLKLKLGPALKIYRHVLKLQYRRDDPKLYWL; this is encoded by the exons ATGAGTGAAATAAAGTATAAAGATCATATTTTAGAAGCAATTGACCAGCTGCGACGTCGAAAGGCTCGACCCGACGCTGATCGAATTTTTAACGCGCTCGCCCGCCGCCACAATGTAAATTACGCGGACGCGAAAAACGCGTTGGAACAATGCGTTCAAAACGGTTGTGTACTTAGAGTCGAATATAAAGGTAATATAAGTTATAGAAATGcggcaaaaaaattttcgcaCTTACGCCGGGACGCCCAAGGGGAAATAATACGCGAGAATACgaataaatcgaaatttacCGGTTTATTAACGCACGCGATTGCTGAATTGGTATTACAGGAACCCGATTATTTACAATGGGGAGTGCCCGGTGGTGAATTGCTTAAAAAGATATTGTCGAAAGACAGTGTCAGGTACACCGAGAAATACGTGTCTATTCTATTAGACAAGGAGGTACAAACTGGTAGTTTAATAAAGATGGAGAACGGTAATTTTTTAGTCGGTCCAGAAAAAAGTCAAAAAACGGAAGTTATCACGCCGATTAAATACGCGGAAATTCCCGAAACGTCCAACGTTCAAGTTATTCCAACGGCGGAAGTTAAAGTTAAGAAGAAACCCGGCCCTAAACCTGGATTTAAGAAGGCTTTTGCTGACAGACAAACCACAACAAATAATCTTGTCGTTGACAGTTATCGCGATAAGAAAAATGCAACGGACAATGAAAAGCTTCGAGTGGGTGGCAGGAGAAAG AGAGCCAAGAAAGTGTTCGATCCGTCCGATACGCATATTCCAAGGAAGAAAAGGGGTCGCCCGATCGGCTCGCTTAATAGATCTACCATTGAAAAGCAATTATCCAAGAGCAGTGATAATGAATCTCGGCCGGAATCTCGTTCTTCAACTGCTAGTCATAAAGACCAACAGGGTACTTGTTCCGTTTGTCAGGGTAAAAAGGCTTCGGGTGATCGATTGGTTGCCTGTCGAGAATGCACTAATAAag cACACGCAAGTTGTTTAAATGGTGATGACATGATGCTGAGAATGTACCCTGATAATACATGGCAATGTCCACATTGTAAAACATGCGTAATTTGTTACGAAACATCCGAAAtt GGTTACTTAGCGGTTTGTTCCATTTGTGCCGATTCTTACCACATGAGTTGTCACCAACCTCAATTAACAGAGCGCATAAAACCTGGTACAAAATGGCTTTGCGTTAATTGCCAACTTACAGAACAACTGGAAATGAAAGatgttgaaattgaatttgatAATGAAGATAGTAAACCAACTG aaTGTCCAACTCCTTCCTCACATTCTTCCGTAAATTCTTCGCCAGATCACCACTTCAGATCTTTGCAACCATCTCCAGTTCCTCTCAGCCCACAAACCCAAGTAATAAATGACCACAGAACAAGTCCGTCGCTTTCCGTAAAATCCGACAGTACAAGTTTTAAAGACATGGATgttgaagaaaatattgatCCGACCATTCCAGATCCGACCCATTGGACTTACGACGAAGTTTACAACTATTTCGCGCAATATTTTCCCGAAGAAGCAAAAGCGTTTTTAGAACATCAAATCGATGGTAGATCATTGCTTTTAATGAAACGATTCGACGTTTTAAccggtttaaaattaaaactaggtCCTGCTTTGAAAATTTACCGTCATGTTCTCAAATTGCAATATCGTCGTGATGATCCTAAGTTGTATTGGTTATAg